In Muribaculum gordoncarteri, the genomic window CATCCCTGATATAGTGCATCGCCTCGGTGAGAATGAGGTTGTGGTCAAATGCCAGACGCTTGACATCGTTCAACGGCACCCAACCGGCCTTGTGAGCATCAAGTGACTTGTCGATTGCACGGTCGATTTTCACAAGCGCGAGATAGGAGATGGTAACTATACGCTCTACACGGGCCTGCTGCGCACGCTCGAGCCAATGCACATCCTTGGGATCGCTCGTTCTATTCTTTGATCCATAGGCACGGAATTGCATCAGCTTGATGTTTTTGACGCCTGTAAGTTCATTCAGCACTCTCAAAGCGGCCCCGTCAAGATCCTCATCCTGATAGATGAGGCTTCCGGGAAGTTTCATGTCGTGATAGGCGAGCCCGTCTTCTTCGCCGTGACGGTTAACGAGGAGCACATTCAATTGTGTTCCGTCAAATCCTATCACAACGCAGTCGACCGATATGTGATTATTGGCTAATGGAGGATAAATTACTTCACCTTGCATAGATTCCATATATATTTCCGACACAAAAGTAGCGATATTTTATGAATATGCAACATTCAATTTTATGTTGTAAAACATTGTTTATAGCCCCGGTAGTTATCTTACTTTGTACAATATTACTTTTATGGGTTAATGTAATAGCTACAATATGTATTTCTGTAGAATCGCGACTACCCTAATTGTAATAAGTACAATAAGGCAAAACTCCGCGAAATAAGGCATAATAGCGAGTTGGCAAGTAGCGGTTGTAACAGAATCTTATTGTAGATTTGCATCGCCTCGATTCAAGCAGCCCCAGCATCGCGCAGGCTCAAAGTTAAATATTGTTAACCGAATTAATGGGTTTATATCGCACTTCATCTCGCCGCGACATCATCTTTTTCACGAGTGTATGCTGTGTATTGTGAAAGGTTTTGTAAATTTGCACAAATAATAGCCAAATCGCTCACAGTGACTTACAATATCGACAATCAGGCATTGATAGCGTTGACGCTTTCATGTCTGGCCGCAGCTACCGCAATAGCAATACTTATTATATATGCACGACGCATAATACTTGTCGTACGCAATGCGCGACGACAGGCCGACGACACCAATCAGGTTTTCGGGCTTTCACCGGCATCGATCATCGTGTATGCCTACGAGAACCCCGACGGAGTGGCCGCACTGCTTCCATCACTGCTGTCGCAGGACTACGACGGCGGCTTTGAGGTGATAGTCGTCAACGACGGCAACGACGAGGCCACCGACTCACTGCTGCGCGAACTTGAAGCGACTCACAAGAATCTATATCACACATTCACGCCTCATGACACCCGCAACGTGTCGCGCAAGAAACTTGCGATAACGCTCGGCATCAAGGCGGCTCACTATGAGTCGATAGTGCTCGTAACGGCCGACAGCCGCATAACATCGCAACGATGGCTCGAAAAGATGGCACGTCACTTCAACGACAACGAGAAGGACATTGTGATAGGCTACGCATTTCCCGACCTCGACAACGTGGCCAACACCCCGTCGCGTGGCGAAGTCCAAGACTGGCTCATCGACATAGTTCACTATCTGGCAGCTGCACTCGACGGACACACCTATCGAGGTGACGGCGACAATCTCGCCTACCGCCGCAGCCTGTTTTTCAAGAACAAGGGATTCTCGCAGTCGCTCAACCTCAGCTACGGCGACGACGATGTATTCATCCATCAGTGCGCCACTCCGCGCAACGTTGCAGTCGAGCTGTCGCGCGAAAGCCATGTGAGCACTTCGTTCAACAATCCGCGTGAAGCGATGAAGCACAAGAAACTGCAATACACCTTCACGTCGTCACATGCCGGCAAGTGGCAGCACCGCCTCTACGGATTCTGCCTTGCACTGCTGTGGGTGTGGCTGCTGCTCACCGTGGCATCGATTGCAATCGCCCCGCGCAACCTCATGGTGATAGGCGCCAACATCGTAGTGGCACTTCTGCTCTGGGTTCCGCTCATAGCCTCGTGGAACAGTGCGTCACGCGCACTCGGAGGCCATCGGTTCTTCTTCTCCGTGCCTCTGGCTCTGCTGTGGCGTCCGATACGCAACATCATCTATTATATAAAGAGTCACCGCGCCCACAGCGGACAGTATGCCTGGCAGACTCTCGGGCCTTCGGCCAACTGGTCGAAACTGACCGACGACACGGCAAAATAAACGCGCTCCGGGTTACGTTATCACAATAAGGCGACGACATGTCACGCCTTATCGACCAATCATCACTCTTCATCGATATGAGAACAATTCTACACATAATTATATTGTCGGCGGCTTTGATGCTTGCGTCATGTAGCGCTCCCAAATCGTCGCTGACCTACTTCGAGGACCTCAGCGGCACGCAATCGGGCACTCTGCCATCGACCGATTACGAGATAAAGCTCCGTCCCGACGACGAACTGCTCATAACCGTGACATCGCTCGTACCCGAAGCAACTGCCGAATACAACCTCCCGCTCTCCAATCCGGCCACGCAAAGCAGCATAATGACCCCGTCGCAGGGAAAGCAGCAGACCTATATTGTCGACAAAAGCGGCGACATAAAATTTCCCGGCATAGGCATGATTCATGTCGACGGCATGACAACATCGCAACTTGCGTCGCTGCTCGCAAAGAAAATCAGCGCCGAGGTCGAGGACCCCTACGTGAAAGTGGTGCTCGTCAACTTCCGCATCAATGTGATGGGCGAGGTCAACCGCCCCGGATCAATAGAAGTGAACCGCGAGCGTTACTCAATACTCGATGCACTCGCCGATGCCGGCGACCTGACACAATACGGCGAACGTGACAACATACTGCTCGTGCGCGAGGAGAACAACGGAACAAAGACATTCCACCACCTCAACCTCAACGACTCGGAACTCTTGTCGTCGCCTTACTTCTATCTGCAACAGAACGATGTAGTGTGCGTGAATCCCAACAAGATTCGCAAGGACAATTCAAAGTACAACCAAAACAACGCCTTCAAGCTATCGGTCGTATCGGCCGTCACCGGAGCATGCTCGGTGATTGCGTCACTGATAATCGCCCTTGTAATACGCTAAAACCAAACGCCACCTGACCATGAAACCTAACGACCCGGCATATAAAAAACGTGACAACCGCATCGAGATAGCCGACCTCATAAGCCTCTATCGCTCCAAGTGGCCGGCATTTCTCATCTCCATCGCGGCATGCCTTGCCGTGGCCGCTCTCTACATTTACATCAAGGCGCCCGTATATGAAATCCAGGCCAACATACTCATCACCGACGACGACAAGACATCGGACTTCATGCGCTCCATCAGCATGGCCGACATGTTTGTCAACAACACATCGGTCGACGAGGAGATGTCGATACTGAACTCCCACTCGCTTTTCCGCAACGTGACCGAAGAGCTCGGATGCAACATAACCTATACGGTAAAGGAGAACCTGATCAAGCGGACAAAGAAGTATTCGGGCACACCGGTGAAGCTCACTCCTCCCGCCGGAATAGCCGACACGCTGCGCCGCTCGCTGAAGTTCAAGCTGAAAGCCGACAAGGAGGGAGTTGTGAGCGTGACCGTACGCAACAACCGCGACAAAATCGTGGGCGAGGTCAAGGAGAAGCGGTTTCCGGTAACCGTGACTACACCCTACGGCGACTTCATCCTGTCGACAACCGACACCTATGAAAAGGGACGGAGCCTGTCGATGCAGATAGGGTTCTGTGGATACGACCTCGCGGCTGAACTGCTGCAGAAAGAGGTGATGTGCTACATCCCCAACAAGAAGGCCGATGTGATAACCGTTGCGCTCAACAGCACCGACATCAACTATGCCAAGAGCGTGGTCAACGCAGTAATCCAACAATATAACGCACGCGGCATCGAGGAGAACCAACGGAAAGCTCAGCAGACAGCCGACTTCATCGACAAGAGGCTCGTCGACATTTCAAAGGAGCTGAACGATGCCGAAAGCGACATCGAGCAATACAAGCAGTCGCATGACATTGTGGATGTGGAGGTAGAAACCAAATATCTCCTGACCCGGAAAGGCACGCTCGAAGAGAGCCTCATTGCCGCCGAAACCGAAGTAGGCGTGCTCGAGCTTACGCGTGACTTCATTGCCGATCCAGCCAACCGCTTCAACCTGATTCCTACACCGCTCGGTGCCGAAGCCGCCGCCGAGGCAATAGAAGCCTACAACTCACTGATTCTTGAACGCATACGGCTTGAAAAGAGCGCGAAGCCGGGCAACAAGGTGCTCACGGCCCTCAACGAGCAGATCGACGCCATGCGCACCAACGTGGCCACGACGCTGGAGCGCTCGATAGCGTCGGCGCGCGTTACGCTGAATGAACTTCGCGGCAAGAGCGGGGATTCGCAGTCGCGCCTCGGCGACATCCCGGCGAGGGAGCGTGAGTTTGTCAACATCAAGCGTCGACAGGCCGTGAAGGAGAACCTCTACCTGTTTCTGCTGAAGGAGCGTGAGGAGTCGGCCCTGCGCATAGCCAACGCCGTGCCCAAGGGAATGATAATCGACAAGGCCTACGCGCTCTCCGACCAAGTGAACATGACGCCGGCCAAAGTGCTCATCCTTGCGTTTCTGCTCGGACTGTTCATCGTGCCGCTGTGGCTCTACTTCCGCTCGCTGATACGCAACAAGTTCTCCGACATGCGCGAGTTGCAACGGCTCACCACGATACCCATACTCGGCGAAGTGTCGCTCGACCGCAGCGGCGACAAGCTTGTCACCGCCGGCAACTCATCGTCGTCGACCGCCGAGCTGTTCCGCCTGCTTAGAAGCAACCTGCAATTCATAACCGGAGGTATCAACGCCAAAGTGCTGCTCGTGACATCGTCGACAGCCGGCGAAGGGAAATCGTTTGTCGCCATCAACATGGCCGCATCGCTCACCATTTCGGGCAAGCGCGTGGTGCTTGTGGGAATGGACATACGCAATCCGCAGCTCACCAACTATCTCGGAGTGGCATCGGAAACCGGACTCACCACCTATCTTTCGTCGTCGCAATACACAATCGACGACATAACGGTACACCACCCCGAAGTAAAGGGACTCGACATAATAACCTCAGGCCCGGTACCGCCCAACCCGTCGGAGCTGCTCATGTCGACGCGCGTCGACAACCTGTTCAGCGAACTGCGCTCACGCTACGACTACATCATCATCGACAGCGCACCGGTAGGCATGGTAAGCGACACCTATTCGCTCGCCCGCGTAAGTGACGCTACAATCTATGTGTGCCGTGCCAACCACACGACATTCAGCGACATCGAATTTGTCAACCGACTTTATGCCGAAAAACGCCTTCCCCACATTGCGCTTGTGCTCAACGGCACCCATGTGCGCAAAGGCTACGGCTACGGTTACGGCTATGGCAAGGCATAATTCCTCTCAACGACAACCGACATGACACGCAACAGCTACAACAACCGGCGCATAGCACGCAACTCCATGTTGCTGTACTGCCGGTCGGTGGTCACGCTTGTCATCTCGCTCTACACCTCGCGCATAGTTCTGGAAGCTCTCGGATTTGAGGACTTCGGCGTGTATGCCCTGGTGGGGAGCACCGTCACGATGTTCAGCCTCTTCAGCACTTCGT contains:
- a CDS encoding NUDIX hydrolase; translation: MQGEVIYPPLANNHISVDCVVIGFDGTQLNVLLVNRHGEEDGLAYHDMKLPGSLIYQDEDLDGAALRVLNELTGVKNIKLMQFRAYGSKNRTSDPKDVHWLERAQQARVERIVTISYLALVKIDRAIDKSLDAHKAGWVPLNDVKRLAFDHNLILTEAMHYIRDAAEVNPVMLFDLLPRKFTASQLRTMFELIYGHAIDVRNFHKKIAMMDYVVPLEERQQGVAHRAARYYKFDRKIYNKNRR
- a CDS encoding glycosyltransferase, producing the protein MTYNIDNQALIALTLSCLAAATAIAILIIYARRIILVVRNARRQADDTNQVFGLSPASIIVYAYENPDGVAALLPSLLSQDYDGGFEVIVVNDGNDEATDSLLRELEATHKNLYHTFTPHDTRNVSRKKLAITLGIKAAHYESIVLVTADSRITSQRWLEKMARHFNDNEKDIVIGYAFPDLDNVANTPSRGEVQDWLIDIVHYLAAALDGHTYRGDGDNLAYRRSLFFKNKGFSQSLNLSYGDDDVFIHQCATPRNVAVELSRESHVSTSFNNPREAMKHKKLQYTFTSSHAGKWQHRLYGFCLALLWVWLLLTVASIAIAPRNLMVIGANIVVALLLWVPLIASWNSASRALGGHRFFFSVPLALLWRPIRNIIYYIKSHRAHSGQYAWQTLGPSANWSKLTDDTAK
- a CDS encoding polysaccharide biosynthesis/export family protein; protein product: MRTILHIIILSAALMLASCSAPKSSLTYFEDLSGTQSGTLPSTDYEIKLRPDDELLITVTSLVPEATAEYNLPLSNPATQSSIMTPSQGKQQTYIVDKSGDIKFPGIGMIHVDGMTTSQLASLLAKKISAEVEDPYVKVVLVNFRINVMGEVNRPGSIEVNRERYSILDALADAGDLTQYGERDNILLVREENNGTKTFHHLNLNDSELLSSPYFYLQQNDVVCVNPNKIRKDNSKYNQNNAFKLSVVSAVTGACSVIASLIIALVIR
- a CDS encoding GumC family protein, with amino-acid sequence MKPNDPAYKKRDNRIEIADLISLYRSKWPAFLISIAACLAVAALYIYIKAPVYEIQANILITDDDKTSDFMRSISMADMFVNNTSVDEEMSILNSHSLFRNVTEELGCNITYTVKENLIKRTKKYSGTPVKLTPPAGIADTLRRSLKFKLKADKEGVVSVTVRNNRDKIVGEVKEKRFPVTVTTPYGDFILSTTDTYEKGRSLSMQIGFCGYDLAAELLQKEVMCYIPNKKADVITVALNSTDINYAKSVVNAVIQQYNARGIEENQRKAQQTADFIDKRLVDISKELNDAESDIEQYKQSHDIVDVEVETKYLLTRKGTLEESLIAAETEVGVLELTRDFIADPANRFNLIPTPLGAEAAAEAIEAYNSLILERIRLEKSAKPGNKVLTALNEQIDAMRTNVATTLERSIASARVTLNELRGKSGDSQSRLGDIPAREREFVNIKRRQAVKENLYLFLLKEREESALRIANAVPKGMIIDKAYALSDQVNMTPAKVLILAFLLGLFIVPLWLYFRSLIRNKFSDMRELQRLTTIPILGEVSLDRSGDKLVTAGNSSSSTAELFRLLRSNLQFITGGINAKVLLVTSSTAGEGKSFVAINMAASLTISGKRVVLVGMDIRNPQLTNYLGVASETGLTTYLSSSQYTIDDITVHHPEVKGLDIITSGPVPPNPSELLMSTRVDNLFSELRSRYDYIIIDSAPVGMVSDTYSLARVSDATIYVCRANHTTFSDIEFVNRLYAEKRLPHIALVLNGTHVRKGYGYGYGYGKA